One genomic region from Thermoleptolyngbya sichuanensis A183 encodes:
- a CDS encoding NblA/ycf18 family protein, whose translation MNERIELSLEQQFSLRSFETQVENMSREQAQHFLVKLYEQMMLKDATYKSLLKHQWGIEGGAQF comes from the coding sequence ATGAACGAACGAATTGAACTCTCTCTGGAACAGCAGTTCAGCCTGCGGTCTTTTGAAACCCAGGTCGAAAACATGAGCCGAGAACAGGCCCAGCACTTCCTGGTCAAGCTCTACGAGCAGATGATGCTGAAGGATGCCACCTACAAGAGCCTGCTAAAGCATCAGTGGGGCATCGAAGGCGGGGCGCAGTTCTAG